In Alphaproteobacteria bacterium, one DNA window encodes the following:
- a CDS encoding SDR family oxidoreductase: protein MTAHADKPAGDELAGRVALVTGASRGIGWATARALAALGAHVVVNGHSDPDGLAARAAELTREFGVMATAISADIGDAKAVGDMYRRILQELGRLDILVANAGILEAGRLGMIAPDSIERVLRTNTAGAVHLLQGAARLMPRTKPDAVGGAIVLVSSIVGRRGHVGQSVYAAAKAGLIGLALSAAKELGPQGIRVNVVAPGLIDTEMARTADAATLQSWIDRTALGRIGRPEEVADAIAFLVSPRAAFISGQVLGVDGCIT, encoded by the coding sequence ATGACGGCACATGCCGATAAGCCTGCGGGGGATGAACTGGCGGGACGAGTGGCCTTGGTCACGGGGGCCAGCCGGGGCATCGGCTGGGCCACCGCGCGCGCCTTAGCTGCCCTGGGCGCTCATGTCGTTGTGAACGGTCACAGCGATCCTGATGGCTTAGCTGCCCGCGCGGCGGAACTGACGCGCGAATTCGGCGTGATGGCCACGGCCATCTCCGCCGATATCGGCGATGCCAAGGCGGTGGGAGATATGTATCGCCGCATTCTTCAAGAGTTGGGACGTTTGGATATCCTGGTGGCCAATGCCGGGATATTAGAGGCAGGACGTTTGGGCATGATCGCGCCCGATAGCATTGAGAGGGTTCTTAGAACCAACACAGCGGGCGCGGTGCATCTGTTGCAAGGCGCGGCGCGGCTGATGCCGCGTACCAAGCCGGATGCGGTGGGTGGCGCAATCGTCTTGGTCAGTTCGATCGTCGGACGACGCGGCCATGTGGGGCAGTCGGTCTATGCGGCGGCCAAAGCGGGATTGATCGGACTGGCGCTGTCAGCCGCCAAAGAATTGGGGCCGCAAGGAATCCGCGTCAATGTCGTGGCTCCTGGCCTCATTGACACCGAGATGGCCCGTACCGCCGATGCCGCGACCCTGCAAAGCTGGATCGACCGCACGGCGCTCGGGCGCATCGGTCGGCCCGAAGAAGTGGCCGATGCCATCGCCTTTTTGGTCAGTCCCCGCGCCGCTTTTATCAGCGGTCAGGTTCTCGGTGTCGATGGATGCATCACATGA
- a CDS encoding alpha/beta hydrolase — MIDAESGPMEWSHDSWGNSTLEGPIYVLLHGWGRSRADMRPLAERLACESGAYVMSFDIPGFGQSPPPSQIGDSGDYADSLARHLAKQGMGPVIVIGHSLGGRIAIQLAARHKGQVRGVVGLAAAGLKKPRSVIWRARALGMKTLARLARAADRCLGTQFKPLLAAHMGSSDYRAAEKMRPILVRILGEDLSSVAPQVACPALLIYGEHDTETPPEFGQRYARLMPHAMLHILPHLDHLTILSRGLSQTRPLILDFTHRL, encoded by the coding sequence ATGATTGATGCTGAATCCGGGCCGATGGAATGGAGCCATGATTCTTGGGGGAATTCCACCCTGGAAGGCCCGATTTATGTGCTCTTGCACGGCTGGGGCCGCAGCCGCGCCGATATGCGCCCGTTGGCCGAGCGATTGGCCTGTGAGTCTGGCGCATATGTCATGTCATTCGATATCCCAGGTTTCGGGCAAAGCCCGCCGCCGTCCCAGATAGGGGACAGCGGCGACTATGCCGACTCTCTCGCGCGGCATTTGGCCAAGCAGGGAATGGGGCCGGTTATTGTGATCGGTCATTCTTTGGGAGGGCGGATCGCCATTCAGCTGGCGGCTCGGCACAAGGGGCAGGTGAGGGGAGTCGTCGGCTTGGCGGCGGCAGGATTAAAGAAACCTCGTTCTGTTATTTGGCGCGCGCGAGCTTTGGGAATGAAAACGCTGGCGCGCTTGGCGCGGGCGGCGGATCGTTGTTTGGGGACGCAGTTTAAGCCGCTTTTGGCCGCGCATATGGGCAGTTCCGATTATCGCGCGGCGGAGAAAATGCGGCCAATCCTCGTGCGGATTTTGGGCGAGGATTTGTCAAGCGTCGCGCCGCAGGTGGCCTGTCCCGCCCTACTGATCTATGGCGAACATGACACCGAAACGCCCCCCGAATTCGGCCAGCGTTACGCGCGATTGATGCCCCATGCGATGCTGCATATCTTGCCACATCTGGATCATCTGACGATCCTGTCTCGGGGATTAAGCCAGACCCGCCCTTTGATTCTGGATTTCACGCACAGACTATAG
- a CDS encoding UDP-N-acetylmuramoyl-tripeptide--D-alanyl-D-alanine ligase — MSASTSWLSHIILILLILASLAFTSKRLMRLLHYFQQEEYDNARFLSWIWRHGLDRYVSMVLVLLGCTMGIMVSPLFSVLAASTLMMSFLRETDPRRADQSKKPLAMTPRAYRLLIVAFSLVLILALLAFMDIDLAARGPGYPIALALVVVIQLLPVLLVAANILLWPLEEAGRRRYLREAKAKLERLKPCVIGITGSFGKTSCKHILGHILSAQSPTLVTPGSVNTLLGVAGVVRGQLSDQHRFFVVEMGAYGPGSIDRLCRLFPPNHAAITAIGTAHYERFKTLSAVAQAKFEIATAATAQGGTVVLNIDAMDEEFWQSRVEPDHFCLVSAQDHPEAPTIRILHVSQTTAGLSFTLRHQGQDYAIQAPLWGVHHVGNMAVAFALAVRCGVSPVMAAAALSHMPQISHRLEVRRTPGAPTVIDDAYNSNPGGFQVALEVLDLLAKESKGRRILVTPGLVELGVRHDPEHRFLGEQSAQWADIVLVIAAIRIPTFMQGLRASERQDLQIETFPGFAAAKAWLNSNLRNNDVVLYENDLPDLYESPPKW; from the coding sequence ATGTCCGCTTCGACATCGTGGTTGTCCCACATCATCTTGATCCTGCTGATCCTTGCCTCGCTGGCCTTCACGAGCAAGCGACTGATGCGCCTGTTGCACTATTTCCAGCAGGAAGAATACGACAACGCCCGCTTCCTATCCTGGATATGGCGGCATGGGCTGGATCGTTATGTCAGCATGGTGTTGGTTCTGTTGGGCTGCACCATGGGCATCATGGTGTCGCCCTTATTCTCGGTTCTGGCCGCATCGACTCTGATGATGTCTTTCCTGCGCGAGACGGATCCGCGCCGTGCCGATCAATCGAAAAAACCTTTGGCGATGACGCCCCGCGCTTATCGCCTGTTGATCGTGGCGTTCTCGCTGGTGCTGATTCTGGCGTTGCTGGCATTCATGGATATCGACCTTGCCGCCCGTGGTCCCGGTTACCCCATAGCCTTGGCGCTGGTGGTGGTGATCCAATTATTGCCCGTGCTGTTGGTGGCGGCGAATATTCTGCTGTGGCCGCTTGAGGAGGCGGGACGCCGCCGCTATCTGCGTGAGGCCAAGGCCAAGCTTGAACGTCTTAAACCCTGCGTTATTGGCATCACCGGCTCGTTTGGCAAAACATCGTGCAAGCATATCCTGGGACATATCTTGTCGGCCCAATCGCCCACTCTGGTGACGCCTGGCAGCGTCAATACGCTCCTTGGCGTGGCGGGCGTGGTGCGCGGGCAGTTGAGCGATCAACATCGCTTCTTCGTGGTGGAGATGGGGGCCTATGGTCCGGGTTCGATCGACAGGTTATGCCGCCTATTCCCGCCCAATCATGCCGCTATCACCGCGATCGGCACCGCGCATTATGAACGTTTCAAGACGTTATCCGCCGTTGCTCAGGCTAAATTCGAGATCGCCACCGCTGCGACCGCGCAAGGCGGCACCGTGGTTTTGAACATCGATGCCATGGACGAGGAGTTCTGGCAGTCCCGCGTGGAGCCCGATCATTTCTGCCTGGTTTCAGCGCAGGATCATCCCGAGGCGCCCACCATACGCATTCTTCATGTCAGCCAGACGACGGCGGGGTTGTCGTTCACGCTGCGCCATCAAGGCCAAGATTACGCCATTCAGGCCCCGCTTTGGGGTGTGCATCATGTGGGCAATATGGCGGTGGCTTTCGCCCTGGCCGTGCGCTGCGGAGTATCCCCGGTTATGGCGGCGGCGGCCCTGAGCCATATGCCGCAAATCAGCCATCGGCTGGAAGTGCGTCGCACACCCGGCGCACCGACGGTGATCGACGACGCCTATAATTCCAATCCCGGCGGTTTCCAAGTGGCCTTGGAAGTGTTGGACCTGCTGGCCAAGGAGTCGAAAGGTCGGCGCATCTTGGTCACGCCAGGCCTTGTCGAACTGGGTGTCAGGCACGACCCGGAGCACCGCTTTTTGGGTGAACAAAGTGCGCAATGGGCCGATATCGTGCTGGTGATCGCGGCGATTCGGATTCCGACCTTCATGCAAGGCCTTCGCGCATCAGAACGTCAGGACCTGCAGATCGAAACCTTTCCCGGTTTTGCGGCGGCAAAGGCATGGCTAAACTCCAATCTTCGAAATAACGATGTCGTGTTGTACGAGAACGATCTGCCGGATCTGTATGAATCTCCTCCAAAATGGTAA
- the flhB gene encoding flagellar biosynthesis protein FlhB, with product MAEDQDESQKTEAPTSKRLSEAREQGNIPVSREVGSWFLLLGGLSITAMLAAPLSKTFIDNMKSLLEHVDDTEVTTSNVGGIMLSALAAPGWPAALVFLLLLVVAIAGTMIQTGLFYSTQLLAPQWSRLSPLEGMKRLVSIHSVVEMIKGMLKLALVGTVAWMILSPALEHSETMVGLGMVEISHHLKNKVVHLAGSVLLAASLVAIGDLIWQRMEYYRRLRMTKQEVKDEFRQSEGDPVVKSRLRQIRMRRARQRMMAQIPKADVVITNPTHVAVALRYAPSEMRAPMVLAKGADLIAKRIRDVAKEHGVPLVENPPLARTLYATVEIDQEIPTQHYRAVAEIISYVFRLKNQKI from the coding sequence ATGGCCGAAGATCAAGACGAATCTCAAAAAACCGAAGCCCCGACCAGCAAGCGTCTGAGCGAAGCGCGCGAACAGGGCAATATTCCTGTCAGCCGCGAAGTGGGCAGTTGGTTCTTGTTGCTTGGTGGTTTATCTATCACCGCCATGCTGGCCGCGCCCCTATCAAAGACATTCATTGATAACATGAAATCTCTGTTAGAACATGTTGATGATACAGAAGTTACGACATCGAATGTCGGCGGCATTATGCTGTCGGCACTGGCAGCCCCGGGCTGGCCGGCGGCCTTGGTTTTTCTGCTGCTGTTGGTCGTGGCCATTGCTGGAACCATGATTCAGACTGGCTTATTTTATTCAACGCAGCTTTTGGCTCCTCAATGGTCGCGCCTATCTCCATTGGAAGGAATGAAGCGCCTGGTGTCGATTCACAGCGTGGTCGAGATGATCAAGGGCATGTTGAAGCTGGCATTGGTCGGCACCGTAGCCTGGATGATCTTGTCTCCCGCACTGGAACACTCCGAAACCATGGTTGGCCTGGGGATGGTCGAAATTTCGCATCACCTTAAGAACAAAGTGGTGCATTTAGCTGGGTCGGTGCTATTGGCGGCCTCATTGGTGGCGATTGGAGATTTAATTTGGCAGCGAATGGAATATTATCGTCGTCTGCGCATGACCAAACAGGAGGTGAAAGACGAGTTTCGCCAGTCCGAAGGAGATCCGGTCGTCAAAAGTCGATTGCGCCAGATTCGCATGCGGCGTGCGCGGCAACGTATGATGGCCCAAATCCCCAAGGCCGATGTGGTCATCACGAACCCGACTCACGTCGCCGTGGCTTTGCGATACGCACCAAGCGAAATGCGCGCGCCGATGGTCCTGGCCAAGGGTGCCGACCTGATCGCCAAACGTATCCGCGATGTCGCCAAAGAACATGGCGTACCTCTGGTGGAAAATCCACCATTGGCCCGTACATTGTACGCCACAGTCGAGATTGACCAGGAAATCCCAACACAGCACTATCGCGCTGTGGCCGAGATCATCTCGTATGTATTCCGTCTCAAGAACCAGAAAATATGA
- a CDS encoding LPS-assembly protein LptD produces the protein MMSSLRHTLVVAALVSVCINLAPSVAGARIVPVYREAEKPAVIEKPPGMLILADRMNFEDAYGIASASGNVEISYGERVLLADQVIYERDSGIVTAIGNVRLLESTGEVVFSDWAQLTGNLAEGYADRIRILMTDNGRLAAEDGERFGERWMRLRRAVYSPCDLCKDDPEAPPLWQIKAKRVTHDHEAKDVIYRDAFLEMAGIPVLYSPYFSHPDPTVERRSGFITPTFGSRSSLGTYGGFSYYGIVDRGADMTITPLISANDGLQLSGQWRQNWDRTQLVTSGSIVHTDRQETNGSISRDQLRGHNFGTLRYELGPDWRGGADWAVATDSSYLSRYDIYAPDILNNRLYAEGFYGRSYVVGNVWAFQDTRPGFSTEAAPVVLPDMSFQALGDPGKTLGGRWEVQGGVLALNRNKSLATTRRADLEASWQRRVLPGLGLVTVADVSMRQNAWWSENMPDARRPDGIRGTDLRTRFFPSAHVTTSYPLVNPIDDGWHLWVEPLVSVTAATETHESLTVPNEDSQDIEFDVFTLMRRNRFSGIDRQDGGGRATWGGRTAIQGPDHASAEIFLGQSYRFYGDGMLFPENSGLRREVSDLVGLVRLQPSSWLDFDYTFRLDQKTLDARRQDIMASMGPDWLKASAVYLFSARTPNLAVNDTREEIAYGINGRFWSYWTMGGGQRYDLSRSNGLLTTSLTGGYQDECLTFSVTGSRDHTARADVESGDSIMFRILFKNLGGVETQPTSATSLMGDQRSGL, from the coding sequence ATGATGAGCAGCTTGCGCCATACCTTGGTGGTGGCCGCCCTGGTGTCGGTCTGCATAAACTTGGCTCCTTCCGTGGCCGGGGCCAGAATCGTCCCTGTCTATCGCGAGGCCGAGAAACCGGCTGTTATCGAGAAGCCGCCAGGCATGCTGATCCTGGCCGACCGCATGAATTTTGAGGATGCCTATGGCATCGCCAGCGCATCCGGCAATGTGGAAATCAGCTATGGCGAGCGCGTTCTTCTGGCCGACCAAGTGATCTATGAGCGTGACAGTGGCATCGTCACGGCTATTGGCAATGTGCGCCTATTAGAGAGTACCGGAGAAGTTGTCTTTTCCGATTGGGCGCAGCTAACCGGCAATCTAGCCGAAGGCTATGCCGACCGAATTCGCATCCTGATGACCGATAATGGCCGATTAGCAGCCGAAGACGGTGAACGTTTTGGTGAACGCTGGATGCGGCTGCGACGAGCCGTTTATTCGCCTTGCGATCTGTGCAAGGACGATCCCGAAGCCCCGCCTTTGTGGCAGATCAAGGCCAAACGTGTCACCCATGATCACGAGGCCAAGGACGTGATTTACCGGGATGCGTTCCTGGAAATGGCCGGCATTCCGGTGTTGTATTCCCCTTATTTCTCGCACCCCGATCCCACAGTGGAACGGCGCAGCGGGTTCATCACTCCTACTTTCGGTTCACGTTCTTCGCTGGGCACCTATGGCGGTTTTTCCTATTACGGAATCGTGGATCGCGGCGCTGACATGACTATAACTCCGCTGATCAGCGCCAATGATGGCCTGCAGCTTTCGGGGCAATGGCGACAAAACTGGGACCGCACACAACTGGTAACTTCGGGCAGCATCGTCCACACGGACCGCCAAGAAACCAATGGCAGCATCAGTCGGGATCAACTGCGCGGCCACAATTTTGGCACGCTGCGCTATGAGCTGGGCCCCGATTGGCGGGGCGGGGCGGATTGGGCGGTGGCCACCGATTCCAGCTATCTATCGCGCTATGACATTTACGCGCCCGACATTTTAAACAACCGCCTCTATGCAGAAGGCTTTTATGGGCGCTCGTATGTGGTCGGCAATGTGTGGGCCTTCCAAGATACGCGCCCTGGATTCTCGACCGAGGCTGCGCCCGTCGTCCTGCCCGATATGTCCTTCCAGGCTCTGGGCGATCCCGGAAAGACCTTGGGCGGACGCTGGGAAGTGCAAGGCGGCGTGCTGGCCCTTAATCGCAACAAGAGTCTGGCGACCACGCGCCGCGCCGATCTAGAGGCCAGTTGGCAGCGGCGCGTTCTGCCTGGACTGGGCCTGGTGACGGTGGCCGATGTCAGCATGCGCCAAAACGCCTGGTGGTCCGAGAATATGCCCGATGCACGACGTCCCGATGGCATACGCGGCACCGATTTACGCACACGCTTCTTCCCTTCTGCGCATGTCACGACCAGCTACCCTCTTGTGAATCCGATTGATGATGGATGGCATTTATGGGTGGAGCCTCTTGTCTCTGTGACGGCGGCCACGGAAACTCATGAGAGCCTAACCGTCCCCAACGAAGACAGCCAAGACATCGAATTCGACGTTTTCACCCTGATGCGACGCAATCGTTTCAGCGGCATTGATCGCCAGGACGGCGGCGGACGCGCCACCTGGGGCGGACGCACGGCCATTCAAGGTCCCGACCACGCTTCGGCGGAAATATTCCTGGGACAAAGCTATCGCTTTTATGGCGACGGCATGTTGTTCCCCGAGAATTCCGGTCTGCGGCGCGAGGTGTCGGATCTTGTGGGCCTCGTCCGTTTACAACCCTCATCATGGCTGGACTTTGACTACACCTTCCGCTTGGACCAAAAGACATTGGACGCGCGGCGTCAAGACATCATGGCCAGCATGGGACCGGATTGGCTGAAGGCAAGCGCGGTCTATCTGTTCAGCGCACGCACGCCGAATCTGGCGGTGAACGACACGCGCGAGGAAATCGCCTATGGGATCAACGGCCGTTTTTGGAGCTATTGGACAATGGGTGGCGGGCAACGTTATGACCTGTCGCGCAGCAATGGCCTGCTAACCACCTCTCTGACCGGCGGTTATCAAGACGAGTGCCTAACCTTTTCCGTCACCGGCAGCCGCGACCACACGGCGCGCGCCGATGTTGAATCGGGTGACAGCATCATGTTCCGCATTCTCTTTAAGAACCTGGGCGGCGTGGAAACACAGCCTACCTCAGCCACCAGCTTGATGGGCGACCAACGCTCGGGATTATAA
- a CDS encoding GNAT family N-acetyltransferase: protein MTDEYVPLAEPLRSRVAAARCATHEGLTTRLVPYGMEHRARVIEMRNVPRSLAMLSRTSPHTLEEQTVWTQGYLERDNDMTFVIVDLRGQVVGCTALYDIESAGMTAMKGRLVVDETAVGPFALEAEILLIRLAFEQLGLKNMRTQSRPENHKMLAINEKLGFVRAGLIPVRGHDEVDMNLVAADFHPEKFIPILEHWRKRLT, encoded by the coding sequence ATGACGGATGAGTACGTGCCCTTGGCAGAACCGTTAAGGAGTCGGGTCGCCGCCGCTCGCTGCGCAACGCATGAGGGGCTTACCACGCGGTTGGTGCCCTATGGCATGGAGCATAGGGCGCGCGTGATCGAGATGCGCAACGTCCCCCGCTCTTTGGCCATGCTCTCGCGCACCAGTCCCCATACGCTTGAAGAGCAAACTGTCTGGACGCAGGGGTATTTGGAACGCGACAACGACATGACGTTTGTCATCGTGGATTTACGAGGGCAGGTCGTAGGTTGCACGGCGCTTTATGACATTGAATCTGCCGGGATGACGGCCATGAAGGGCCGCCTGGTCGTGGACGAGACAGCCGTGGGCCCCTTTGCGCTGGAAGCGGAAATTCTGTTGATACGCTTGGCTTTTGAGCAGCTTGGGCTGAAGAATATGAGGACCCAGAGCCGCCCCGAAAACCACAAGATGCTCGCCATCAACGAGAAGCTGGGCTTTGTGCGTGCAGGACTAATCCCTGTGCGTGGGCATGACGAGGTGGATATGAATCTCGTGGCTGCCGATTTCCACCCTGAGAAATTCATCCCCATTTTAGAGCATTGGCGCAAACGTCTGACGTAA
- a CDS encoding Hsp20 family protein, whose product MRTFDLTPLFRSTVGFDSVARMMDAAMRMDDAALSYPPYNIEKLGEDNYRISMAVAGFAESDLGITTQENALVVSGRQQLREPEEAEEKQYLHRGIATRAFERRFQLADHIRVTDASLVNGMLHIDLVREVPEAMKPRTIAIAAAKSGEMKGPEKRAEIASPRKQAA is encoded by the coding sequence ATGCGCACCTTCGATCTCACACCCCTGTTCCGTTCCACGGTTGGTTTTGACAGCGTGGCCCGTATGATGGATGCGGCCATGCGGATGGACGATGCCGCCTTGTCCTATCCCCCCTACAATATCGAGAAATTGGGGGAGGACAATTACCGCATCAGTATGGCGGTGGCCGGGTTTGCCGAGAGCGACCTAGGCATCACCACCCAGGAAAACGCCCTTGTCGTCTCGGGGCGTCAGCAACTGCGCGAACCGGAAGAAGCAGAGGAAAAACAGTACCTGCACAGGGGTATCGCCACGCGGGCCTTTGAAAGAAGGTTCCAACTGGCCGACCATATCCGCGTGACGGATGCGTCCTTGGTCAACGGCATGCTTCACATCGACCTGGTGCGGGAGGTGCCCGAGGCCATGAAGCCGCGGACGATCGCCATTGCCGCCGCCAAATCAGGAGAGATGAAAGGACCTGAGAAGAGGGCGGAAATCGCTTCGCCGCGCAAGCAAGCCGCCTGA
- a CDS encoding response regulator → MQGKPLTIRSNRPAGTVLAMLHDMPEVKVTLVGIVVLLGLGLLVLVLPLIGTRMDEPVLLSVLAATMLLAAGVFWYHLRRVALGHATSESLLRDAFHGGVVPRLITDFEGQLVLANRAFADWLPPSGRGDVEENLAVFFSTTSPAVQSEFQRLRRAAHQGRTANADLPVRRTPSSAIEWRQVIARPLPGWVGYVQWDFEDVSERRRVERSVREEKAKLADFMAHAPVGIYSANQDGQILYANRTLADWLGRTPAELTSGKLCLHDLLAAPPTGARPYAVVAGSNGHLGGEVSLRHREGQMIPAFITQTVVASGEDEKQLRTRSVVRNLTTERQWQQALDQSEARFQHLFAEAPIGIVLLNPEMAIVETNRAFCTMLGFRDEDMSGREFQNLIGTDQQEQIIQALHNSINGAHFPHGLETILIGRRMAAVHLFATPLEPGSKPEGMRARLMNGGLVLHFIDRTEQKRMETQFVQSQKMQAIGQLAGGVAHDFNNLLTAMMGFCDLLLQRHKPGDQSFADIMQIKHNANRAANLVRQLLAFSRQQTLQPKVIDVTDVLAELSNLLRRLIGATVEMQMIHGRDLAPVRVDQGQLEQVIINLVVNSRDAMPDGGKVTIVTRNHRQDKIIVRGQDEMVPGNYVMIEVTDTGTGIAKENLERIFEPFFSTKEVGSGTGLGLSMVYGIMRQTGGFIDVESEMGHGARFRIYIPWYVDPGKSAPPLQLTDASRESSNADLTGAGTVLLVEDEDAVRVFSARALRNKGYTVHEAHSGEEALSVLERLKGDVQLLISDVVMPQMDGPTLIHKVHEKWPHLKVIFISGYTEDRFRDQLREGEIVHFLGKPFSLKQLAAKVKDVLQNAEVHPGTNTIH, encoded by the coding sequence ATGCAAGGAAAACCCCTGACCATTCGTTCCAACCGACCCGCCGGGACCGTCCTGGCGATGCTGCACGACATGCCCGAAGTCAAGGTCACGCTGGTTGGTATTGTGGTCCTGTTAGGCTTGGGATTGTTGGTACTTGTGCTGCCACTGATCGGCACACGGATGGACGAGCCGGTCCTGTTATCCGTACTGGCGGCCACAATGCTGCTGGCTGCCGGGGTGTTCTGGTACCATTTGCGTCGCGTGGCCTTGGGTCACGCCACCAGCGAGTCCCTCTTACGCGATGCCTTTCACGGCGGCGTGGTGCCCCGGTTGATTACAGACTTCGAAGGACAGTTGGTCCTGGCCAACCGCGCCTTCGCAGACTGGCTGCCGCCTTCCGGACGCGGCGATGTTGAGGAGAACCTTGCCGTCTTCTTCTCCACCACCTCTCCTGCCGTTCAATCGGAATTTCAACGCCTACGCCGCGCCGCTCATCAAGGACGTACGGCCAACGCCGACCTTCCGGTGCGCCGCACACCTTCTTCGGCGATAGAATGGCGGCAGGTGATCGCCCGTCCCTTGCCCGGCTGGGTAGGATATGTGCAATGGGATTTCGAGGACGTCAGCGAAAGACGTCGCGTCGAGCGCAGTGTGCGCGAAGAAAAAGCCAAGCTGGCCGACTTTATGGCGCATGCGCCGGTGGGCATCTATTCCGCCAATCAAGACGGCCAGATTCTCTATGCCAACCGCACTTTGGCCGATTGGTTAGGCCGCACTCCGGCTGAATTAACATCGGGCAAACTATGTCTTCACGACTTATTGGCCGCACCACCCACCGGCGCGCGCCCCTACGCCGTCGTCGCAGGATCCAATGGGCATTTAGGTGGCGAAGTCTCGTTGCGACACCGCGAAGGACAGATGATACCCGCCTTTATCACGCAAACCGTTGTCGCAAGTGGAGAGGATGAAAAACAACTACGCACACGTTCAGTCGTGCGTAACCTGACCACCGAGCGACAATGGCAGCAGGCATTGGACCAATCCGAGGCGCGGTTTCAGCACCTGTTCGCTGAGGCACCCATCGGCATCGTCCTGCTTAATCCCGAGATGGCGATTGTCGAGACCAATCGCGCCTTTTGCACCATGCTGGGTTTTCGTGATGAAGACATGTCAGGGCGCGAGTTCCAAAATCTGATCGGTACGGATCAACAAGAACAGATCATCCAGGCTTTGCACAACTCCATCAACGGCGCGCACTTTCCCCATGGGCTAGAGACCATCTTGATCGGACGGCGCATGGCCGCCGTGCATCTGTTCGCGACTCCACTTGAACCCGGGTCAAAGCCCGAAGGTATGCGCGCACGTCTGATGAACGGCGGCTTGGTTCTGCATTTTATCGACCGCACCGAACAAAAGCGCATGGAAACGCAATTCGTTCAGTCGCAAAAGATGCAGGCCATCGGCCAATTGGCCGGAGGCGTCGCGCACGACTTCAACAATCTGCTAACGGCCATGATGGGCTTTTGCGATTTGTTACTACAACGGCATAAGCCGGGCGACCAATCCTTCGCCGATATCATGCAAATCAAACATAACGCCAATCGCGCCGCCAATCTGGTGCGGCAATTGCTGGCCTTCTCGCGCCAGCAAACCTTGCAGCCCAAGGTGATCGATGTCACCGACGTTCTAGCCGAATTATCAAATCTGCTGCGTCGATTGATCGGCGCGACCGTCGAGATGCAGATGATCCATGGCCGCGATCTGGCTCCCGTACGCGTGGATCAAGGCCAGCTGGAACAGGTGATTATCAACTTGGTTGTCAATTCGCGCGACGCGATGCCAGATGGCGGCAAAGTGACTATTGTCACACGCAACCACCGCCAGGACAAAATCATCGTCCGTGGTCAGGATGAAATGGTACCAGGCAACTATGTGATGATTGAGGTCACCGATACGGGCACAGGCATCGCCAAAGAAAACCTGGAACGCATCTTCGAGCCGTTTTTCTCGACCAAGGAAGTCGGCTCTGGTACGGGCCTTGGCCTATCCATGGTCTATGGAATCATGCGACAGACAGGCGGATTTATCGATGTAGAAAGCGAGATGGGCCACGGCGCAAGATTTCGTATCTATATTCCTTGGTACGTCGATCCCGGCAAATCCGCGCCACCTCTGCAACTGACAGATGCATCGCGCGAATCGAGCAACGCTGATCTGACAGGCGCTGGCACAGTGCTGCTAGTCGAGGATGAGGACGCGGTACGCGTATTCAGCGCCCGCGCCTTACGTAACAAGGGGTATACCGTTCATGAGGCGCATAGCGGCGAAGAAGCTCTGTCGGTTCTAGAGCGATTGAAGGGCGATGTGCAGCTTCTCATTAGCGATGTGGTGATGCCGCAGATGGATGGTCCCACACTGATCCACAAAGTGCACGAGAAATGGCCGCATCTGAAAGTGATTTTCATTTCGGGATATACTGAAGACCGTTTCCGCGATCAGCTTAGGGAGGGCGAGATCGTCCACTTCCTCGGCAAGCCGTTCTCCCTGAAGCAATTGGCAGCCAAGGTCAAGGATGTTCTACAAAACGCCGAGGTTCACCCCGGCACCAACACCATCCACTGA